Proteins from a single region of Rhodovibrio salinarum DSM 9154:
- a CDS encoding NAD(P)-dependent oxidoreductase: MTRIAFLGVGLMGAPMASNLLAAGFEVTVWNRTPAKAQPLVAQGAQLADTPAAAVAQADVAVAMLSDGPAVDDLLEGQGVANGLPEGALFIDCSSIPPATARQHAERLAAHKVGYLDAPVSGGPSGAESASLAIMVGGSEVDYARGEPILATMGTPTRVGSVGAGQTAKLANQVIVGLTIGAVAEGLLLAEQGGADPAKVKQALTGGFADSKILQIHGQRMLERTFIPGGAVSVHLKDMATILDAARDARLTLPLSQTVHDLFRDLAERGGDGYDHSALLLELEQRNAPARLGDKPDRLPANDG; encoded by the coding sequence ATGACACGCATTGCCTTTCTCGGCGTCGGCCTGATGGGCGCGCCGATGGCGAGCAATCTTTTGGCCGCCGGGTTTGAGGTCACTGTCTGGAACCGTACGCCAGCCAAAGCGCAGCCGTTGGTGGCGCAAGGCGCGCAGTTGGCGGACACCCCAGCCGCAGCGGTCGCACAGGCCGATGTAGCCGTGGCGATGCTGTCCGACGGGCCCGCGGTTGACGACCTCCTGGAAGGGCAGGGCGTTGCCAACGGGTTGCCGGAGGGCGCGTTGTTCATTGACTGCTCGTCGATCCCGCCGGCGACCGCGCGTCAGCATGCCGAACGGCTTGCCGCGCATAAGGTCGGCTATCTGGATGCGCCCGTGTCCGGCGGCCCGTCCGGGGCGGAAAGCGCGAGCCTGGCGATCATGGTCGGTGGCAGCGAGGTGGATTATGCCCGGGGTGAACCGATTCTGGCGACGATGGGCACCCCCACGCGCGTCGGCTCTGTCGGTGCGGGCCAGACGGCCAAGCTCGCCAATCAGGTGATCGTCGGGCTGACGATCGGCGCGGTTGCTGAAGGGCTGCTCCTGGCCGAGCAGGGCGGGGCCGACCCGGCCAAGGTGAAACAGGCTCTGACTGGTGGGTTCGCCGACAGCAAAATCCTGCAGATTCACGGCCAGCGTATGCTCGAGCGTACCTTCATCCCGGGCGGGGCCGTCAGTGTGCATCTGAAGGACATGGCGACCATCCTGGATGCTGCGCGGGATGCGCGCCTGACTCTCCCGTTGTCGCAGACGGTGCATGACCTGTTTCGCGATCTGGCTGAGCGTGGCGGTGACGGTTATGACCACAGCGCCCTGCTGCTGGAACTGGAACAGCGCAACGCCCCGGCGCGCCTGGGCGACAAGCCCGACCGCCTGCCGGCGAACGACGGCTAG
- a CDS encoding glycosyltransferase family 2 protein, whose amino-acid sequence MIESPRLSCLVVAHNEEADLPDCLATLGFADEVLVVLDRCTDRSKEIAQTAGATLLEGAWEVQGDRRNEGIQACAGDWILEVDADERVPETLGREVRQTIQSSQFDYHRVRIDNYVGERLVRNGWGASFGRRSHPGLFRKGIKTWGNQRVHPSLMFKEGAHEGPPLTAPIAHYGFDGITDLIGRLNRYSDRHAADLRDAGDFGTALDNYRRIVSRFWKCFVARKGYQEGGIGFVIAICAALYPILSYLKAKYDQ is encoded by the coding sequence ATGATCGAGTCCCCACGCCTTTCCTGTCTTGTCGTCGCACACAACGAAGAAGCCGATCTGCCCGACTGCTTGGCCACCCTTGGCTTTGCCGACGAGGTTCTCGTTGTGCTCGACCGCTGCACCGACCGATCCAAAGAGATCGCGCAGACAGCGGGCGCCACCCTGCTGGAAGGCGCGTGGGAGGTTCAGGGTGATCGACGCAATGAAGGAATCCAGGCATGCGCGGGCGACTGGATTCTGGAAGTCGATGCCGACGAGCGTGTCCCGGAGACGCTTGGCCGCGAGGTCCGGCAAACCATCCAGAGCTCGCAGTTCGACTACCATCGCGTGCGAATCGACAACTACGTCGGCGAGCGGCTGGTGCGCAATGGCTGGGGAGCGTCCTTCGGCCGGCGGTCTCATCCGGGACTGTTCCGGAAAGGCATCAAGACCTGGGGCAACCAACGCGTCCATCCCAGCTTGATGTTCAAAGAAGGGGCGCATGAGGGCCCACCGCTGACGGCCCCAATCGCGCATTACGGGTTCGACGGCATCACGGATCTGATCGGACGACTCAACCGCTATTCCGACCGGCACGCCGCCGATCTGCGAGACGCCGGCGACTTCGGCACGGCGTTAGACAACTACCGCCGCATCGTCTCGCGCTTCTGGAAGTGCTTCGTTGCACGTAAGGGCTATCAGGAAGGCGGGATCGGTTTCGTGATCGCCATTTGTGCTGCCCTCTATCCGATTCTGTCGTATCTGAAGGCGAAATACGATCAGTAG
- a CDS encoding LPS-assembly protein LptD, translating to MAAAALLITLNPPAFAQGTASAPGSADEVREVPAVLQSDEVEYQDDREVVIARGNVEIAQGERILLADRVSYDLRTDVITATGNVSLLQPSGEVLFGDEVRVTGDLREGAIDAFRMLLTDNSRLAAANAVRVDDNRTDMNRAVYSPCEICQDDPDSAPLWQVRASRVIHDQEEQTLYYRHARLELFDVPLFYTPYFSHPDPTAERQTGLLAPTMGYSSSLGAMVQPRYYVVLSDQADFTFSPILTSDAGQVAEGTYRRRTRAGRFVVTGSITQATNLDSADDTTANLRFDDPTVEEGDLRGHIDTTGQFDIDQNWRWGWDARWVSDDAYLERYGYEFDDPLQSELYAERFEGRNYFVAEAMTFQGLRRQGDDAQQPIILPNAEYHYISDPNFMGGQLFGELGTLNLMRTEGRDTRRVSGTLGWERNFVERLGGRVSLKGLANVDAYNYNDTVDGQDVIDQGDESGQAARVFPQVAVEYAYPLTRSSWLGTEVLRPRTQLVLGPNGGNSSRIPNETSRNFEFTAGNLFALDRIPGRDRVSSGQRVDYGLEYVYTTPEGGGTASALIGQSYRINSDSALPDSVGGDEEFSDIVGRVSLSPVRYASASYDFRIDDSTGDMSLSEYSITLGSPTLRVGVDYTYVEEQQSELSSFSEREQLTLRINSRVSRYWSVGARHRQNLRDKEPLDTEIGIGYQDECFLFRFSASRDYANSDEADDDTTFMVTIGLKNLGAFGGGQ from the coding sequence GTGGCTGCGGCAGCCCTCTTGATAACGCTGAATCCGCCGGCGTTCGCGCAGGGGACGGCTTCGGCGCCGGGCAGCGCGGATGAAGTCCGCGAAGTCCCTGCCGTCCTGCAATCTGACGAGGTCGAATACCAGGACGATCGAGAAGTCGTGATCGCCCGCGGCAACGTCGAGATCGCGCAGGGCGAGCGGATTCTGCTCGCTGACAGGGTCAGTTACGACCTGCGCACCGATGTGATCACCGCCACCGGCAACGTCAGTCTGCTGCAACCAAGCGGCGAGGTGCTGTTCGGGGACGAGGTTCGGGTGACCGGCGACCTGCGGGAAGGCGCGATCGACGCCTTCCGGATGCTGTTGACCGACAACTCGCGCCTGGCGGCCGCGAACGCCGTACGGGTGGATGACAACCGGACGGACATGAACCGGGCCGTTTATTCACCGTGTGAGATCTGCCAGGACGATCCGGACAGCGCGCCGCTTTGGCAGGTACGTGCTTCCCGGGTGATTCACGATCAGGAAGAGCAGACCCTCTACTACCGCCACGCCCGGCTGGAACTGTTCGACGTTCCGCTGTTCTACACGCCATACTTCTCGCACCCGGATCCGACGGCCGAGCGACAGACGGGGCTGCTGGCACCGACGATGGGCTATTCGTCGTCGCTGGGCGCGATGGTTCAGCCGCGCTACTACGTGGTCTTGTCGGACCAGGCCGACTTTACCTTTTCGCCCATACTCACGAGCGATGCCGGACAGGTGGCGGAGGGCACTTACCGTCGGCGTACCCGCGCCGGGCGTTTCGTGGTGACAGGGTCGATCACCCAGGCGACCAACCTGGATTCAGCCGACGATACGACCGCCAACCTGAGGTTCGACGATCCGACCGTCGAGGAGGGCGATCTTCGTGGCCATATCGATACCACCGGCCAGTTCGACATCGACCAAAACTGGCGCTGGGGGTGGGATGCCAGGTGGGTCAGCGACGATGCCTACCTCGAGCGCTATGGCTACGAGTTCGACGACCCGCTGCAAAGCGAACTGTACGCCGAGCGGTTCGAGGGGCGGAACTACTTCGTCGCCGAGGCGATGACGTTCCAGGGCTTGCGGCGCCAGGGGGACGATGCGCAGCAGCCGATCATCTTGCCGAACGCGGAATACCATTACATCAGCGACCCCAATTTCATGGGCGGTCAGCTGTTTGGTGAACTCGGCACGCTCAACCTGATGCGCACGGAAGGCCGGGACACCCGACGTGTCTCCGGGACGCTTGGGTGGGAGCGCAACTTCGTCGAGCGGCTCGGAGGCCGCGTCAGCCTGAAGGGGTTGGCCAACGTCGATGCCTACAACTATAACGATACCGTCGACGGACAAGACGTCATCGATCAGGGGGACGAGAGCGGTCAAGCGGCGCGTGTGTTCCCGCAGGTGGCCGTGGAATACGCCTATCCGCTGACGCGCAGCAGCTGGCTCGGCACCGAGGTTCTGCGCCCACGTACGCAGCTGGTTCTCGGCCCGAATGGCGGTAACAGTTCGCGGATTCCCAACGAGACCAGCCGGAATTTCGAGTTCACGGCGGGCAACCTGTTTGCGCTCGACCGAATCCCTGGACGCGACCGGGTCAGTTCCGGTCAGCGGGTCGATTACGGTCTTGAATACGTCTATACGACCCCGGAAGGCGGGGGCACGGCCTCGGCCTTGATCGGGCAGAGCTACCGCATCAACAGCGACAGCGCACTCCCGGACTCGGTCGGTGGGGACGAGGAGTTCTCCGATATCGTGGGGCGCGTGAGTCTCTCTCCGGTGCGCTATGCGTCAGCCAGTTACGACTTCCGGATCGACGATAGTACCGGGGATATGAGCCTTTCCGAATACTCGATCACGTTGGGGTCACCCACGCTGAGGGTCGGCGTCGACTATACCTACGTTGAAGAGCAGCAGTCCGAGCTATCGAGCTTCAGTGAACGGGAGCAGCTGACACTACGAATCAACTCCCGGGTGTCTCGCTACTGGTCCGTGGGCGCCAGGCATCGTCAGAACCTCCGCGACAAGGAACCGCTCGATACCGAGATCGGGATTGGCTATCAGGACGAGTGCTTCCTGTTCCGCTTTTCGGCCAGTCGCGACTACGCCAACAGCGACGAAGCCGATGACGATACGACCTTCATGGTGACCATCGGGCTCAAGAACCTGGGCGCTTTCGGCGGTGGTCAGTAG
- the lptG gene encoding LPS export ABC transporter permease LptG — translation MTLAETQRRVLPRIGRVNLAPTLLFYVGRTFLARFLVLFAGICAIVLLITTVDQLDQLASAKGTSVLTAFLMALLKLPQLAQEIMAFAVLFTGMATLWRLTRTNELVVARAAGVSVWQMLAPVVLISVLIGVVTTTVLNPVSSVMLRRFEQLQARYTGDTGSTLSVSETGLWLRQANENGRAVIHARRVRQSDMTLFDVIVFRFDNASTFTGRIDATRAQLDDGRWVLSEALVTEPGGEGARREARVSVPTELTADKIYQSFAPPETISFWRLPEFVQLLENAGFAADAHRLQFHRLLAKPLLFAGMVLLAAVFSLRQHRRGGVAVTITLGVLTGFAVFVLSNLVFAFGLSATLPVPIAAWTPSLIIVMLGAASLLHLEDG, via the coding sequence ATGACGTTGGCCGAGACGCAGCGCCGGGTGTTGCCCCGGATTGGGCGGGTCAACCTGGCGCCGACGCTGCTTTTCTATGTGGGCCGGACGTTTCTGGCGCGCTTCCTGGTCCTGTTCGCCGGGATCTGCGCGATCGTGCTGTTGATCACGACGGTCGATCAGCTTGATCAGCTCGCTTCCGCGAAGGGCACATCGGTTCTGACCGCTTTCCTGATGGCCCTGCTCAAGCTGCCGCAGCTAGCCCAGGAGATCATGGCTTTTGCCGTGCTGTTCACCGGCATGGCGACCCTCTGGCGCTTGACCCGGACGAACGAGCTGGTGGTTGCCCGGGCGGCTGGCGTCTCTGTCTGGCAGATGCTTGCGCCAGTGGTGTTGATCTCGGTCTTGATCGGAGTGGTCACGACGACCGTCTTGAATCCGGTGTCGTCGGTAATGTTGCGGCGCTTCGAGCAGCTGCAGGCGCGCTATACCGGCGACACGGGCTCGACGCTCTCGGTATCCGAGACCGGCTTGTGGCTACGCCAGGCGAATGAGAACGGTCGGGCGGTCATCCATGCTCGGCGGGTGCGCCAATCGGACATGACGTTGTTTGACGTGATCGTCTTTCGGTTCGACAACGCCAGCACTTTCACCGGTCGCATCGATGCCACCCGAGCTCAGCTTGACGATGGACGCTGGGTGCTCAGCGAGGCGTTGGTAACTGAACCCGGCGGCGAAGGTGCCCGGCGAGAAGCGCGCGTCAGCGTTCCCACTGAACTCACCGCGGATAAGATCTACCAAAGCTTCGCGCCTCCGGAGACAATCTCCTTCTGGCGCCTGCCGGAGTTCGTCCAGCTGCTGGAGAACGCAGGATTCGCGGCGGACGCACACCGGTTGCAGTTCCATCGTCTGCTCGCCAAACCGCTGTTGTTCGCGGGCATGGTGCTGTTGGCGGCGGTCTTCTCGCTGCGCCAGCATCGCCGCGGTGGCGTTGCCGTGACGATCACGTTAGGGGTTCTTACAGGATTCGCGGTTTTTGTACTGTCGAACCTTGTCTTCGCGTTCGGTCTATCGGCCACGCTGCCCGTGCCGATCGCTGCCTGGACACCATCACTGATCATCGTGATGCTTGGGGCGGCAAGCTTGCTGCATCTCGAAGACGGCTGA
- the lptF gene encoding LPS export ABC transporter permease LptF gives MPVLNRYILRQLIWVTVFITVALTLAVWLSQSLRFMDYIVNRGLPLSDFLMLMSLMLPRFFGVVLPIATFVAVLFVYNKLANESELAVMRAAGLSQWQIAKPGVILAIGLTVVVYSVSLYFLPASYREFKDLQYQMRNSYASVLLQEGVFNTVGKNITVYVRNRTADGALQDVMVHDARETPPVTLLAERGAIVETEEGPRVLLIDGSRQSVDKAGGKLSMLYFDRYTVDIEQLQRAMTDRWRQPEERYLQNLLWPRDTSADQRYANELIAEGHRRLQYPLYTLAFAGIALATILAGEFSRRGQAKRIGLGVLAVAVLQAGQLALVDLTIGNLALAPVGYLVMLAAIAAPFYVLLSRPGRRTGSPRLDQTARAQP, from the coding sequence ATGCCGGTTCTCAATCGCTATATCCTGCGTCAGCTGATCTGGGTCACTGTGTTCATCACCGTGGCGCTGACGCTGGCCGTCTGGTTATCGCAGTCGCTCCGGTTCATGGACTACATCGTCAACCGGGGCCTGCCGCTCAGCGATTTCCTGATGCTGATGAGCCTGATGCTGCCGCGGTTCTTCGGCGTAGTGCTCCCGATCGCGACTTTCGTGGCGGTGCTGTTCGTCTACAACAAGCTGGCGAACGAGAGCGAGCTGGCGGTAATGCGCGCGGCTGGACTGAGCCAGTGGCAGATCGCCAAGCCCGGGGTGATCCTGGCGATCGGGCTTACGGTGGTAGTCTATTCTGTCTCGCTTTACTTCCTGCCGGCCAGCTACCGCGAATTCAAGGACCTGCAGTACCAGATGCGGAACAGCTACGCTTCGGTGCTGCTGCAGGAAGGCGTATTTAATACGGTCGGCAAGAACATCACCGTCTACGTCCGCAACCGTACCGCGGACGGTGCGCTGCAGGACGTGATGGTGCACGATGCGCGGGAGACGCCGCCGGTGACGCTCCTGGCCGAGCGCGGGGCAATCGTGGAGACCGAGGAGGGGCCGCGGGTGCTGCTGATCGACGGCAGCCGCCAGTCGGTCGACAAGGCCGGGGGCAAGCTCTCCATGCTGTACTTCGACCGCTATACCGTCGACATCGAGCAACTGCAGCGGGCCATGACCGACCGCTGGCGCCAGCCCGAAGAGCGGTATCTGCAAAACCTGCTCTGGCCGCGCGATACCAGCGCCGACCAACGTTACGCCAACGAACTGATCGCCGAAGGGCATCGACGCCTGCAATACCCGCTCTACACACTGGCATTCGCCGGCATCGCGCTGGCGACGATCCTGGCGGGTGAGTTCTCCCGACGTGGCCAGGCCAAGCGAATCGGGCTCGGTGTGCTCGCAGTCGCCGTGCTGCAGGCCGGGCAGCTGGCGCTTGTCGACCTGACGATCGGCAATTTGGCGTTGGCGCCCGTGGGTTACCTCGTGATGCTCGCGGCGATCGCTGCCCCCTTCTATGTGCTGCTGAGTCGGCCTGGGCGGCGTACCGGCAGTCCGCGTCTGGATCAGACGGCGAGGGCGCAGCCATGA
- a CDS encoding ParB N-terminal domain-containing protein, which produces MQRTIRVPIADVYVPAKRRKTLDDARIEALAEEILQDGMKTPIMVRADKARWVLVEGLHRLEAQRALGESEIEAFHVQPRQH; this is translated from the coding sequence ATGCAGCGGACCATCCGCGTTCCGATTGCCGACGTCTATGTTCCGGCCAAGCGGCGCAAAACGCTCGACGACGCCCGGATCGAGGCTCTGGCAGAGGAAATCCTGCAGGACGGTATGAAGACTCCGATCATGGTCCGCGCCGACAAGGCCCGCTGGGTGTTGGTCGAAGGTCTGCACCGGCTGGAGGCACAACGCGCATTGGGTGAAAGCGAGATTGAGGCGTTCCACGTACAGCCGCGCCAGCATTAG
- a CDS encoding type I secretion system permease/ATPase — protein sequence MSQLAAGPRKRSEQLTAAFASVRGTFVATGVFSFFINLLMFVGPLYMLQVYDRVLTSRNEMTLIMLTMIALGMLAVFGALELMRSRILVRIGGKLDRTLKDKVFDSVFANTRSGEGGSAQALRDLDSLREFLTGAGLIAFFDAPWVPLFLAVVFLFHPLLGLVALTGALVILGLALANELVTRKPLSESYKAGHAANGFVQTSLRNAEAVHAMGMQPGILSRWSHQHAHAIGEQARASDRGGLIISSSKTVRMVLQVAMLAVGASLAIAGTITPGTMIAASIIMGRALAPVEQAVGQWRGFVNARTAYRRLNDALLARDEVRKPMPLPAPQGEVTVEKLAVVPPGSRTPALKGVNFHLRRGEAMGMIGASGAGKSSLARALMGVWPAADGAVRLDAANINDWDPERLGDYIGYLPQDVELFDASVAENIARLGEVDPEAVVRAAKLAGVHEMILHLPDGYDTQIGAGGHALSGGQRQRVALARAVYGDARVILLDEPNAYLDAEGEAALAEAIAQLKAQGRTVVVITHRLQILASVDSVLALSQGQVKTFGPRDEVLAAYKRPAVVAGQHKAPAQEPAASPAQPEAAAASGSGADTTVAASTAAKNQSASVQRIKR from the coding sequence GTGTCCCAGTTAGCAGCCGGTCCCCGGAAACGGTCGGAGCAGCTGACCGCCGCGTTTGCCAGCGTGCGCGGCACTTTTGTGGCTACCGGCGTATTCAGCTTTTTTATCAATTTGCTGATGTTCGTCGGGCCGCTCTACATGCTGCAGGTCTACGACCGCGTGCTGACCAGCCGCAACGAGATGACGCTGATCATGCTCACCATGATCGCGCTCGGGATGCTGGCGGTGTTCGGCGCCCTGGAACTGATGCGCTCGCGCATCCTGGTGCGAATCGGCGGCAAGCTTGACCGAACGCTGAAGGACAAGGTGTTCGACAGCGTGTTCGCCAACACCCGCAGCGGCGAGGGTGGATCGGCGCAGGCGCTGCGCGATCTCGACAGCCTACGCGAATTCCTGACCGGTGCGGGGCTGATCGCCTTCTTCGACGCCCCTTGGGTGCCATTGTTCCTGGCCGTGGTCTTCCTGTTCCACCCGCTGTTGGGTCTGGTCGCCCTGACCGGTGCGCTGGTCATCCTGGGGCTCGCACTTGCGAACGAGCTGGTCACGCGCAAACCCCTGTCGGAATCCTACAAGGCGGGTCACGCCGCCAACGGGTTCGTTCAGACCAGTCTGCGCAACGCCGAAGCCGTGCACGCGATGGGCATGCAACCCGGTATCTTGTCGCGCTGGTCGCACCAACACGCGCACGCGATCGGCGAGCAGGCGCGAGCAAGCGACCGCGGCGGCCTGATCATCTCAAGCTCCAAGACCGTTCGTATGGTCCTGCAGGTGGCGATGCTCGCGGTTGGCGCCTCGCTCGCGATCGCGGGGACGATCACCCCCGGCACGATGATTGCCGCGTCGATCATCATGGGTCGTGCGCTCGCGCCCGTGGAGCAAGCGGTCGGCCAATGGCGCGGCTTCGTCAACGCTCGCACTGCCTACCGCCGCCTCAACGACGCGCTGCTGGCGCGCGACGAGGTGCGTAAGCCGATGCCTCTACCCGCCCCGCAGGGAGAGGTCACGGTGGAAAAGCTCGCGGTGGTCCCGCCGGGTAGCCGGACTCCGGCGCTCAAGGGGGTCAATTTCCACCTGCGCCGGGGCGAGGCGATGGGCATGATCGGCGCCTCCGGCGCCGGCAAGTCCAGCCTGGCGCGCGCCCTGATGGGCGTCTGGCCGGCCGCGGATGGCGCGGTACGTCTGGATGCCGCCAACATCAACGACTGGGACCCGGAACGGCTCGGCGACTACATCGGCTACCTGCCACAGGACGTTGAGCTGTTCGACGCCAGCGTGGCCGAGAACATCGCCCGGCTGGGCGAAGTCGACCCCGAAGCAGTGGTACGCGCGGCCAAGCTGGCCGGGGTGCACGAGATGATCCTGCACCTGCCCGATGGCTACGACACCCAGATCGGTGCTGGCGGACATGCGCTCTCCGGCGGTCAGCGCCAGCGCGTGGCCCTGGCGCGCGCGGTTTACGGCGACGCGCGCGTAATCCTGCTGGACGAGCCGAACGCCTACCTCGATGCCGAGGGCGAGGCCGCCCTGGCAGAGGCAATCGCGCAGCTCAAGGCGCAGGGGCGCACGGTCGTGGTGATCACGCACCGGCTACAGATTCTGGCGTCGGTCGACAGCGTCCTCGCCTTGTCGCAGGGCCAGGTGAAGACCTTCGGCCCGCGCGACGAGGTCCTGGCTGCCTATAAACGACCAGCCGTGGTCGCCGGACAGCACAAGGCACCCGCGCAAGAGCCAGCCGCAAGCCCGGCCCAGCCCGAGGCCGCTGCGGCAAGCGGCAGCGGTGCCGATACCACCGTGGCCGCCTCCACGGCAGCCAAGAACCAGTCCGCGTCCGTTCAGCGAATCAAAAGGTAA
- a CDS encoding HlyD family type I secretion periplasmic adaptor subunit translates to MSRIQANPTPESETDRPKPYQPSDAGKFVAIGAIVVAIAFGAFGTWAATAPLDSAAVAPGTVMVESNRKLVQHPDGGVVKRIAVKEGDMVRRDDVLLELDTTESRARFDAVRQNLMAALLRKARLQAERTGAEEMQLPDELQNPANAEHAREIEAALAAERAQFAERRRSLDGKVAIHREKITQLKDRIAGVQAEKESAEQQMQIMRNELVGLRELHEKGYYPRTNILKMERQLAQLGGKSGSAEATIAEARTQIGEARLQIEQVRQQFSEQVSNDLTEVRNKIAELRQRFVMAAHKLSVSKVRAPQDGVVQNLNVHTVGGVIQPGKEIMEIIPTDDRLVLQVEVKPTDIDVVAEGQDAEVRLTAFSGRTTPSLIGRVTRLSADRITRAQGQGMPPRSFYQARVEIPPQELDKLDDQKLQAGMPADVLIKTGEQTLLAYLARPITDAMSTGLIEQ, encoded by the coding sequence GTGTCCCGCATTCAAGCCAATCCGACCCCGGAATCCGAGACCGATCGTCCGAAGCCTTACCAGCCATCGGACGCGGGCAAGTTTGTCGCGATCGGCGCGATCGTCGTGGCGATCGCGTTCGGCGCGTTCGGCACCTGGGCAGCGACCGCCCCGCTCGACAGCGCGGCCGTCGCGCCCGGCACGGTGATGGTGGAAAGCAACCGCAAGCTGGTCCAGCACCCGGACGGTGGCGTGGTGAAACGCATCGCCGTTAAGGAAGGGGACATGGTGCGCCGCGACGATGTCCTTCTGGAACTCGACACCACCGAATCGCGCGCCCGCTTCGATGCGGTCCGTCAGAACTTGATGGCCGCGCTGCTGCGCAAGGCCAGGCTGCAGGCCGAGCGCACGGGCGCAGAGGAAATGCAACTACCCGATGAGCTCCAGAATCCCGCCAACGCCGAACACGCCCGTGAGATCGAAGCCGCGCTCGCCGCCGAACGCGCACAGTTCGCTGAACGCCGCCGGTCCCTTGACGGCAAGGTGGCGATCCACCGGGAGAAGATCACCCAGCTCAAGGACCGGATCGCCGGTGTGCAGGCCGAGAAGGAGAGCGCCGAGCAGCAGATGCAGATCATGCGCAACGAACTCGTCGGCCTGCGCGAACTGCATGAGAAGGGCTACTATCCACGCACGAACATCCTGAAGATGGAACGTCAACTGGCCCAGCTGGGCGGCAAGTCTGGTTCGGCTGAAGCCACGATCGCCGAGGCGCGCACCCAGATCGGCGAGGCGCGCCTGCAGATCGAACAAGTCCGCCAGCAGTTCTCCGAGCAGGTCTCCAATGACCTGACGGAGGTCCGCAACAAGATCGCCGAACTGCGCCAGCGCTTCGTCATGGCGGCGCACAAGCTGTCCGTTTCCAAGGTGCGCGCGCCGCAGGACGGGGTCGTGCAGAACCTGAACGTGCACACCGTCGGAGGCGTAATCCAGCCGGGTAAGGAGATCATGGAGATCATCCCGACCGACGACCGCCTGGTGCTGCAGGTCGAGGTCAAACCGACCGACATCGACGTGGTCGCCGAGGGCCAAGATGCCGAGGTGCGCCTGACCGCCTTTTCCGGGCGGACGACCCCCAGCCTGATCGGGCGTGTCACCCGCCTCTCCGCCGACCGGATCACACGCGCGCAGGGGCAAGGCATGCCGCCGCGCTCGTTCTATCAGGCCCGGGTCGAGATCCCGCCGCAAGAACTGGACAAGCTCGACGACCAGAAGCTGCAGGCCGGCATGCCGGCGGACGTGCTGATCAAGACCGGCGAGCAGACCCTGCTGGCCTATCTCGCCCGGCCGATCACCGATGCCATGTCGACGGGCCTGATCGAGCAGTAG
- a CDS encoding NAD-dependent epimerase/dehydratase family protein, which yields MTVLVTGAAGFIGSHVAAALLDRGERVVGLDNLNDYYDPALKRARLERLQARDGFAFHKADAHVPEAVNEVVDRYPDMDRMIHLAAQAGVRYSLENPWAYIDANVHSQVTVMEAARRLPNLRHLVYASSSSVYGGNTKLPFSVDDPVNQPVSTYAASKRSAELLSESYAHLYRLPMTGLRFFTVYGPWGRPDMAAYLFVKAMFEDRPIQVFNAGQMKRDFTYIDDIVAGVLGALDSPPEDPGAPARPHRLYNLGNHRSEDLRHFIEVLEQAVGKTAQKEMREMQPGDVPATYADIDASIRDLGFQPKTTIEEGLPKFVEWFREYHGV from the coding sequence ATGACGGTGCTCGTCACCGGCGCGGCCGGGTTCATCGGCTCGCACGTCGCCGCCGCGCTGCTGGACCGCGGCGAGCGGGTCGTCGGGCTGGACAACCTGAACGACTATTACGATCCAGCGCTCAAACGCGCCCGGCTGGAGCGCCTGCAGGCCCGCGACGGGTTCGCCTTTCACAAGGCGGACGCACACGTCCCCGAAGCGGTTAACGAGGTGGTTGACCGCTATCCGGATATGGACCGGATGATCCACCTCGCCGCCCAAGCGGGGGTGCGCTACTCGCTGGAAAACCCGTGGGCGTACATCGACGCCAACGTTCACTCCCAGGTCACGGTGATGGAGGCCGCCCGGCGCCTGCCCAACCTGCGCCACCTGGTCTACGCCTCCTCGTCCAGTGTCTATGGCGGCAATACCAAGCTACCGTTCTCGGTCGACGATCCGGTCAACCAGCCGGTGTCGACCTACGCCGCCAGCAAGCGGTCGGCCGAGCTGCTGTCGGAGAGTTACGCCCACCTCTACCGCTTGCCGATGACCGGCCTGCGCTTCTTCACCGTTTACGGCCCATGGGGCCGACCGGACATGGCGGCCTATCTGTTCGTCAAAGCGATGTTCGAGGATCGGCCGATCCAGGTGTTCAACGCCGGCCAGATGAAGCGCGACTTCACCTATATCGACGACATCGTCGCCGGCGTTCTGGGCGCGCTGGACAGCCCACCCGAGGACCCGGGCGCGCCGGCGCGCCCGCATCGGCTGTACAACCTGGGCAACCACCGCTCGGAAGACCTACGGCACTTCATCGAAGTCCTAGAGCAGGCTGTGGGCAAGACGGCGCAGAAAGAGATGCGCGAGATGCAGCCGGGCGACGTGCCAGCCACTTACGCCGACATCGACGCCTCGATCCGCGATCTCGGTTTCCAGCCCAAAACGACCATCGAAGAGGGCTTGCCCAAGTTCGTGGAGTGGTTCCGGGAGTATCATGGGGTCTAG